The following is a genomic window from Triticum dicoccoides isolate Atlit2015 ecotype Zavitan unplaced genomic scaffold, WEW_v2.0 scaffold39319, whole genome shotgun sequence.
GTTATTGAACATCTTAGATTTTGATTAGTCTGGTAGCTTCGATGTTCAAATAGAAGTATTCATTGGTTAAATCATTTGCTATTAAATGGCTAATCATAGGAGGGTGTGCATAGCATGAATACACTTGCTATCCAATTATTATTTTTTGTACCCCTAGTGGAGTAATGGAGTGATAAACTTTTGACTTGCAGACACTGGTGAGCTCTCTTGAGACAAAAATAGAGGAAACGGAAGAGAGGTTTCAAGAACAAGACCAAGTCAGAGAAGAGTCTATGAAGAAAGCTACAGAGGCAGAGTCACAGCTAAATCAACTAAAGAATGCATTTCTAAGGTTCTTCTTTCATGTTGTATTTGATATAAACTCGTGATGCTGGTAAATGCTTCTATCCTTTATTAACCAAGCCATCTTATGTTAAACGATTGCAATTATTTCCATGACCAGCCTTCGAGAGAAGTTGGCTAGTGCAGAAGCAGAGATCATTAATCTCCGACAACATGCTGCGAGACCAAGACCTGATCCTTTGCTTAACATGCATAAAAAAtctgtaatctctctctctctctctctctctctctctctctcttgtgtgcaCACTCACATGAAAGTATTCTTATGCTTCGGAGTGTTTGCAACTGTGCAGAATTTGAGTGTACCTGCAGACGAACAACAGGTTTGGAATATCTTACACTGCTTGTTAATAACTCTTTAGATTTATTTTTCATGATTGAATCTAATATAATCATCCCTGCAGTCACCACCCACACCTATGGAATTCGGACGGAGATCTTTAATTGAGAGACACCAAGTACTTACTTGGGCTGATGTTCGATAATTAAAGCAGTTAATGAAGTCATTAGAAAACAAATTAAACTATGGCTCCACCTTTTCATTGCAGGAGAGTGTTGAAGCACTTATAAACTGTGTTAACGAAAACATTGGATTTAGCGATGGAAAACCAGTTGCTGCAATAACGATATACAAATGTCTTCTTCATTGGAGAACTTTCGAGGCAGAAAAGACAAATGTTTTTGATCGGATTATTCAGATTTTTGCTTCAGGAATGCAGGTATTTCTTGCTAGTGTT
Proteins encoded in this region:
- the LOC119346097 gene encoding myosin-6-like; translated protein: TLVSSLETKIEETEERFQEQDQVREESMKKATEAESQLNQLKNAFLSLREKLASAEAEIINLRQHAARPRPDPLLNMHKKSNLSVPADEQQSPPTPMEFGRRSLIERHQESVEALINCVNENIGFSDGKPVAAITIYKCLLHWRTFEAEKTNVFDRIIQIFASGMQKQDSNPDLAYWLSNASSLLIILQKSLKPAGTVTTPLKRTTTQTSFLGRM